A DNA window from Niabella yanshanensis contains the following coding sequences:
- a CDS encoding ATP-grasp domain-containing protein, protein MKKIGILHGKERSFPEAFVSRVNSKNVEGVIAEPVKIDKALQGVGSGYSVIIDRISQDVPFYRTWLKNAALTGTAVINNPFWWSADDKYFNNCLMTRIGVPVPKTAILPSNEMPDDTSADSFSNLSYPLDWQGIFEEVGFPAYMKPFAGGGWKNVYKLNTMDEFFEKHNETGQLVMLLQEEIVFEEYYRCYCIGGKHVRIMPYEPRNPHHLRYKADFAPTEEKLKEMTDIVLKINKYLGYDFNTVELALRDGVPYAIDFCNPAPDADIASVGAENFEWVVETAASFAIEKALANNGGDNLTWGEYVKQSAGK, encoded by the coding sequence ATGAAAAAAATCGGTATTCTGCACGGAAAGGAGAGATCGTTTCCCGAAGCTTTTGTGAGTAGGGTGAATAGTAAGAACGTTGAAGGCGTTATTGCCGAACCCGTAAAAATTGATAAGGCCCTGCAGGGCGTGGGTAGTGGTTACTCTGTAATCATCGACCGTATATCGCAGGACGTGCCATTTTACCGCACCTGGTTGAAGAATGCGGCTTTAACGGGAACTGCTGTTATCAATAACCCTTTCTGGTGGAGCGCCGATGACAAATATTTCAATAACTGCCTGATGACCCGGATAGGTGTGCCTGTACCTAAAACAGCCATTTTGCCTTCTAACGAAATGCCGGATGATACCAGTGCAGACTCGTTCAGCAACCTGTCTTATCCTTTAGATTGGCAGGGAATTTTTGAAGAGGTTGGGTTTCCCGCTTATATGAAACCCTTTGCCGGTGGTGGCTGGAAGAACGTGTACAAGCTGAATACCATGGATGAGTTTTTTGAAAAACACAACGAAACGGGACAGTTGGTAATGTTGCTGCAGGAAGAGATCGTTTTTGAAGAGTATTATCGCTGTTATTGCATCGGTGGTAAGCATGTGCGTATTATGCCTTATGAACCACGCAATCCGCATCATTTGCGTTATAAGGCAGACTTTGCACCAACAGAAGAGAAGCTGAAAGAAATGACAGATATCGTTTTGAAGATTAATAAATACCTGGGCTACGATTTCAATACAGTTGAACTGGCTTTGCGTGATGGTGTTCCTTACGCCATCGATTTCTGCAACCCTGCTCCCGACGCGGATATAGCCAGCGTAGGTGCCGAAAACTTCGAGTGGGTAGTAGAGACCGCCGCCAGTTTCGCTATTGAAAAAGCATTGGCCAATAATGGCGGCGATAATCTTACC
- a CDS encoding alpha/beta hydrolase — METAAELELVTDTLITSSTYLKREVTLSLFLPKNVVNPATISLLLINDGQDMPAMGYDKILHDLYHENVIHPVLSVAIAAGNERAQEYGVAKRKDYLGRGAKAGAYSKFILKELLPLIKETYQVPEFKEIAFAGFSLGGLSAFDMVWNHPDVFSRVGVFSGSLWWRSVDQHDKKYDDNKHRIMQQQIRKGSYAPGLKFFFECGKLDESGDRNNNGIIDSIDDTQDHIKELFAKGYGPEDITYLELDEGKHDVATWGLAMPAFLKWGWGK; from the coding sequence ATGGAAACTGCAGCCGAATTAGAATTGGTTACCGATACCCTAATCACATCATCAACATATTTAAAAAGAGAAGTTACACTTAGCTTATTTCTTCCCAAAAATGTTGTCAACCCGGCAACAATCAGTTTGCTGCTGATCAATGACGGACAGGATATGCCCGCTATGGGATATGACAAAATTCTTCACGATCTATACCATGAAAATGTCATTCATCCGGTACTGTCTGTGGCAATCGCAGCCGGCAATGAGAGAGCTCAGGAATACGGCGTAGCCAAAAGGAAAGATTATCTTGGTCGTGGCGCAAAAGCCGGCGCCTACAGCAAGTTTATCCTGAAAGAATTACTCCCCCTTATTAAAGAAACCTACCAGGTTCCTGAATTCAAAGAAATTGCTTTTGCCGGGTTTTCTTTAGGGGGACTAAGCGCTTTTGACATGGTTTGGAATCATCCGGATGTATTCTCCAGGGTAGGCGTTTTCTCCGGCTCGCTCTGGTGGCGAAGCGTGGACCAGCATGATAAAAAATACGATGATAACAAGCATCGTATTATGCAGCAGCAAATACGGAAGGGCAGCTATGCGCCCGGCCTGAAATTCTTCTTCGAATGCGGCAAACTGGATGAAAGCGGAGACCGCAATAATAATGGCATCATTGATTCAATTGATGATACGCAGGACCACATCAAAGAGCTGTTTGCCAAAGGTTATGGCCCCGAAGATATTACTTACCTGGAGCTAGATGAAGGCAAACATGATGTAGCAACCTGGGGCCTGGCGATGCCTGCTTTTTTAAAATGGGGATGGGGCAAGTAG
- a CDS encoding thioredoxin domain-containing protein, protein MPNALINETSPYLLQHAHNPVNWYPWGEEALQKAIAEDKPILVSIGYAACHWCHVMERESFEDEATAALMNEHFINIKIDREERPDLDHIYMDAVQAMAGSGGWPLNAFLTPGKKPFYGGTYFPPKAVMNRPSWKEVLTAVSDAFKNQRADIEDQANGLTQHLFQANSFGINANEGAMKTDQIDMACENLLKQADQQWGGFGAAPKFPQTFSIQFLLRYYTFEKERNTQLAEDALKQALLSLDKMIEGGIYDQIGGGFARYSTDPEWLAPHFEKMLYDNALLVTTLSEAYAITKNEYYKRTIEHTLTFVERELLDPSNGFYAALDADSEGEEGKYYVWQLEEVQELLGPDAAVYCDYYNISANGNWSEGTSSEEHKNILRILEPLPVFAANRQYKIEDLQLLLDQCNAKLLKAREERIKPALDDKIILSWNALMNTAYSKAYAATGNKQYRQKAISNMEFLLSAFQTPEGNWQHVWKNGTAKYTAFLDDHAYLIQALLQLHKITTNRDYLVRAKELCEKVIAGFSEPDGYFYYTPEQQTDVIVRKKEVYDGATPSGNSVMAQNLLELGLLLDQREWRERSFQMTKGLSTVAVKYPTSFGVWLAAAYQQITGTKEIVLMGNFESALRELLAQPLFHSVIMAARQPDESFPLLKDKTTDQELALFLCENYACQRPVFSVNDLLKQLYQDG, encoded by the coding sequence ATGCCCAACGCACTTATCAATGAAACCAGCCCTTACCTCCTGCAACATGCGCACAACCCGGTAAACTGGTACCCCTGGGGAGAGGAAGCGTTGCAGAAAGCCATAGCCGAGGACAAACCGATTTTGGTTAGCATTGGTTATGCAGCCTGCCACTGGTGTCATGTAATGGAAAGGGAAAGCTTTGAGGACGAAGCAACAGCAGCGTTGATGAATGAACATTTCATCAATATCAAAATCGACCGGGAAGAAAGACCAGACCTTGATCATATTTATATGGACGCTGTACAGGCCATGGCGGGTAGCGGAGGCTGGCCCTTAAACGCATTTCTTACCCCCGGTAAAAAGCCTTTTTATGGAGGCACTTATTTTCCTCCCAAAGCAGTAATGAACCGGCCTTCCTGGAAAGAGGTATTAACGGCAGTATCAGATGCCTTTAAAAACCAGAGAGCCGACATCGAGGACCAGGCTAACGGACTTACACAACATTTATTCCAGGCCAACAGCTTCGGCATTAACGCCAACGAAGGGGCTATGAAAACAGATCAGATAGATATGGCCTGCGAAAACCTTTTGAAGCAGGCAGATCAGCAATGGGGCGGATTTGGAGCAGCGCCTAAATTTCCACAAACATTCTCCATTCAATTCTTATTACGCTATTACACATTTGAAAAAGAAAGAAATACCCAGCTGGCGGAAGACGCGTTAAAACAGGCTTTACTCAGCCTGGATAAAATGATCGAAGGGGGCATTTATGACCAGATCGGCGGAGGTTTTGCCCGCTACTCAACCGATCCTGAATGGCTGGCGCCCCATTTTGAAAAAATGCTCTATGATAACGCGCTGCTTGTAACCACCCTAAGTGAAGCTTATGCCATTACCAAAAATGAATACTACAAGAGAACCATTGAACATACATTAACATTCGTTGAGCGTGAGCTATTAGACCCCTCCAATGGTTTTTATGCAGCACTCGACGCAGACAGCGAGGGTGAAGAAGGCAAATATTATGTTTGGCAGCTGGAAGAGGTTCAGGAGTTACTGGGACCTGATGCAGCTGTGTACTGCGACTATTATAATATATCAGCAAACGGTAATTGGTCCGAAGGGACTTCATCGGAGGAGCATAAAAATATCCTGCGCATACTGGAGCCTCTCCCTGTATTTGCTGCTAATCGTCAATATAAAATAGAAGACTTACAGCTACTACTGGATCAATGCAATGCTAAACTGCTAAAGGCAAGAGAAGAACGCATTAAACCTGCTTTGGATGACAAGATTATTTTGAGCTGGAACGCTTTAATGAACACAGCTTACAGCAAGGCTTACGCAGCAACAGGCAACAAACAATACAGGCAAAAAGCCATCAGCAATATGGAGTTTTTACTATCTGCTTTTCAAACACCAGAGGGTAACTGGCAACACGTATGGAAAAACGGAACGGCGAAGTACACTGCTTTTCTCGACGACCATGCCTACCTTATCCAGGCGCTGCTACAGTTGCATAAGATTACAACTAACAGGGATTACCTGGTTCGCGCGAAAGAGCTTTGCGAAAAAGTGATTGCCGGCTTTTCAGAGCCAGACGGCTATTTTTATTATACACCTGAACAGCAAACCGATGTTATTGTACGCAAAAAAGAGGTATACGACGGCGCTACCCCCAGCGGCAACTCGGTGATGGCTCAAAACCTGCTGGAACTAGGACTTCTTTTAGATCAAAGAGAATGGCGGGAACGTTCTTTTCAAATGACGAAGGGCTTAAGTACTGTTGCGGTTAAATACCCCACCTCCTTTGGGGTATGGCTGGCGGCTGCTTACCAGCAAATAACAGGAACCAAAGAAATAGTGCTAATGGGTAACTTTGAAAGCGCACTACGTGAATTGCTGGCACAGCCTTTATTTCACAGCGTTATCATGGCCGCACGCCAACCTGACGAGAGCTTCCCGCTTTTAAAAGATAAAACAACAGACCAGGAACTCGCACTGTTTTTATGCGAGAACTACGCCTGTCAACGTCCTGTATTCTCGGTTAACGATTTATTGAAACAATTGTACCAGGATGGCTAA
- a CDS encoding DUF1543 domain-containing protein: MANKLFYLLLGCTPAGRHTEQHDVFFCIGRDLKDIIPDIKVFWPESGKIHIDSWREVTAVDGFRISITEKQAIPGKHQQLFFINLGGYLPGSFEEHHYKLLTVAADMSQAIRNAKQTSFYKDYNTENKSGVSHVDDKYGVDVDEILNVADILPAYQKERFSIILEPGKGLVEDALHIGYLKLDKI, translated from the coding sequence ATGGCTAATAAACTTTTTTATTTATTACTGGGATGCACACCGGCAGGAAGACATACTGAGCAGCATGATGTCTTTTTTTGTATTGGAAGAGATTTAAAAGACATCATCCCCGATATCAAAGTTTTCTGGCCCGAGTCGGGCAAAATACATATCGATAGCTGGCGCGAAGTGACCGCAGTTGACGGATTTCGGATTTCCATAACAGAAAAGCAAGCAATACCAGGGAAACACCAACAGCTGTTCTTTATTAACCTCGGTGGCTATTTGCCGGGTTCTTTTGAAGAGCACCATTATAAACTGTTAACCGTTGCTGCGGATATGTCGCAAGCAATCAGAAACGCCAAACAAACTTCCTTCTATAAGGATTATAATACCGAAAACAAAAGTGGCGTAAGCCATGTGGACGACAAGTATGGCGTAGATGTGGATGAGATATTGAATGTAGCGGATATTTTACCTGCGTATCAAAAAGAACGATTTTCAATTATATTAGAACCTGGAAAAGGATTGGTAGAAGATGCGCTACATATAGGCTATCTGAAACTGGATAAAATCTGA
- the uvrC gene encoding excinuclease ABC subunit UvrC, which translates to MTQEEFSKIASTIPLQPGIYKYFDATGKIIYVGKAKSLRKRVSSYFNKTFTNYKTHELVQRIQKIEFTIVNSEQDAFFLENSLIKQFQPRYNINLKDDKSYPYIVIKNEPFPRVYLTRQPVNDGSEYLGPYTSVFRVRELLEFIRRAIPLRTCTLNLTKNNIAKGKFKVCLEYHLGNCKGPCEAHQTKEDYDENIRQVRDLLKGNLSPVIRHFKDEMKALAADLQFEKAEYIRKKIAYLEDYYQSRSVVTGMKGGDKDVFSILKEKDIAYVNYLMVRGGTIVQTQTNKLETHLDEPVEEILVYAIQHLRSTFHSDTREIVVPFEIEYPDVNTEVIVPKGGDRKKLVELSEKNAGYFIEELKNKERLKISRNVDQIKVLEELQTDLQLQDLPTHIECFDNSNFQGSYPVSAMVCFKNGVPSKKDYRHFNVKTVEGINDFASMKEAVYRRYKRLKEEQQDFPQLVIIDGGKGQLGAAMEAIEELELHGMITLVGLAKNEEELFYAGDKESLKLPYNGGSLKFIRFIRDQVHRFGVTFHRQKRSKGTFKNELEDIKGIGKATADQLLKEFRSVKNIRERTLDELAAIAGAAKAKVVFDYFNGSSEPDKK; encoded by the coding sequence ATGACCCAGGAAGAATTCTCGAAAATAGCGTCCACTATCCCCTTGCAGCCAGGCATTTACAAGTACTTTGATGCAACTGGTAAGATTATCTATGTGGGTAAAGCTAAAAGCCTGCGTAAACGGGTAAGTTCCTATTTTAATAAGACGTTTACGAACTACAAGACACATGAGCTGGTTCAGCGGATTCAAAAGATTGAATTCACCATCGTAAACAGCGAGCAGGATGCTTTCTTTTTAGAAAACTCGCTTATTAAGCAATTTCAGCCTCGTTATAATATCAACCTTAAAGATGATAAGTCTTATCCCTACATTGTTATAAAAAACGAGCCTTTTCCCAGGGTGTATTTAACCCGGCAACCGGTAAATGACGGGTCTGAATACCTGGGCCCTTACACTTCTGTTTTTAGAGTAAGAGAATTGCTGGAATTTATCAGAAGAGCTATTCCTTTAAGGACCTGCACACTGAACCTTACAAAAAATAATATCGCAAAAGGTAAATTTAAAGTGTGCCTGGAGTATCATCTTGGAAACTGCAAGGGACCTTGTGAAGCTCATCAAACCAAAGAAGACTACGACGAAAATATAAGACAGGTGCGGGATCTGTTAAAAGGCAATCTTTCGCCCGTAATCAGGCATTTTAAAGATGAAATGAAAGCGCTGGCTGCAGATCTTCAATTCGAAAAAGCCGAGTATATCCGTAAGAAGATTGCTTACCTGGAAGACTATTACCAGTCACGATCTGTAGTAACGGGTATGAAAGGCGGAGATAAAGATGTGTTCAGTATTCTGAAGGAAAAGGATATTGCCTATGTTAACTACCTGATGGTAAGAGGCGGTACGATTGTGCAAACGCAAACCAATAAACTGGAAACACACCTGGACGAGCCTGTAGAAGAAATACTGGTGTATGCCATTCAACATTTACGTTCTACCTTTCACAGCGATACAAGGGAAATTGTGGTTCCGTTTGAGATCGAATATCCCGATGTAAATACAGAGGTAATAGTACCCAAAGGCGGTGACCGGAAAAAACTGGTAGAGCTTTCGGAAAAAAACGCGGGCTACTTTATTGAAGAGCTGAAGAATAAAGAGCGGTTGAAAATAAGTAGGAATGTCGATCAAATCAAGGTATTGGAGGAGTTGCAAACGGATCTTCAGCTACAAGACCTGCCTACGCATATAGAATGCTTTGATAACTCTAATTTCCAGGGCAGCTATCCGGTGAGTGCGATGGTTTGTTTTAAGAATGGAGTGCCCAGTAAAAAAGATTATCGCCATTTTAATGTGAAGACGGTAGAGGGCATTAATGATTTTGCCTCTATGAAGGAAGCAGTTTATCGCCGTTATAAAAGATTAAAGGAAGAGCAGCAGGATTTTCCGCAGCTGGTGATCATTGACGGTGGTAAAGGTCAATTGGGCGCTGCAATGGAAGCTATAGAGGAATTAGAATTGCATGGAATGATCACACTGGTTGGTCTGGCAAAAAATGAGGAAGAGTTGTTTTATGCGGGTGACAAAGAATCGTTGAAGCTGCCTTACAACGGCGGCAGCTTAAAGTTTATCCGTTTTATCCGCGACCAGGTGCACCGGTTTGGTGTAACTTTTCACCGGCAAAAAAGAAGCAAAGGTACTTTTAAGAATGAGCTGGAAGATATCAAAGGTATTGGCAAAGCTACAGCCGATCAGTTGTTAAAAGAGTTTCGATCCGTAAAAAATATCCGGGAAAGAACTTTGGATGAACTGGCTGCAATAGCAGGAGCTGCTAAGGCTAAAGTGGTGTTCGATTACTTTAATGGCAGTTCGGAACCTGATAAGAAATAA
- a CDS encoding calcineurin-like phosphoesterase C-terminal domain-containing protein, with amino-acid sequence MLKQLFVTTGLAFCLAAAAQNNVKGYVYIDQNNNGHLDKKETGLAGIPVSNGKDITVTDENGLYQLPVGNDNIIFVIKPAGYQFKKNQYNQSEFFYIHKPQGSPTSTKYNGVDPTQPLPANLNFALHQQEEPADFSVLVFGDPQPYNEQELGYFAKSIVADVRTGSHVKFGISLGDIVGDNLNLHLPYKEIMTKLNLPWYNVMGNHDMNYEAITDSLSDETFERNFGPNNYSWNYANTHFIILDNILYPDPRDGKGYWGGLRSDQMEFLKNDLALVDKNKLVVISFHIPFSNEGGDAIRLEDRQAMFDLLKDFDNCLLMSAHTHFQKQIYYKTIDGWQGKSEGLHEYNVGTTSGDWYSGELDAAGIPDGTMRDGTPRGYAFLNIQNNKYNLRYKVAGRDSTYQIRIYAPKIVAHNSRGAAPFYANFFMGSDKDLVEYKIDSGKWTAMLRDSTFDYTYLDMVTRWDKTTTLLQGRRPSAPAATGHLWSAPVNKKLAPGEHTIHVRVKDVYGNIHEEQQAYTIQ; translated from the coding sequence ATGTTAAAGCAACTTTTTGTAACAACAGGCCTGGCTTTTTGTTTAGCCGCTGCTGCTCAAAACAATGTAAAAGGTTATGTTTATATCGACCAAAACAATAACGGTCATTTGGATAAAAAAGAGACTGGCCTGGCGGGCATCCCTGTATCCAATGGAAAAGATATTACCGTAACTGACGAAAACGGGCTTTACCAGCTTCCTGTTGGCAACGATAACATCATTTTTGTTATTAAACCTGCTGGCTATCAGTTTAAAAAGAACCAGTATAACCAATCTGAGTTTTTTTACATCCATAAACCACAAGGCTCTCCCACCTCTACAAAATACAATGGTGTAGACCCTACTCAGCCCCTTCCCGCGAACCTGAACTTTGCATTGCACCAACAGGAGGAACCGGCAGACTTCAGCGTATTGGTATTTGGTGATCCGCAACCTTATAACGAGCAGGAGCTCGGCTATTTCGCCAAAAGTATCGTAGCCGATGTTCGCACAGGCAGCCATGTAAAATTTGGGATCAGCCTGGGAGATATCGTAGGCGACAATCTCAACCTGCATTTACCTTACAAAGAAATAATGACCAAACTGAACCTGCCCTGGTACAATGTAATGGGCAACCATGACATGAATTATGAGGCCATTACTGATTCTTTATCAGACGAGACTTTTGAAAGAAATTTCGGCCCTAACAATTACTCCTGGAATTATGCTAATACACACTTTATAATTTTAGACAATATTCTTTACCCCGATCCACGGGATGGAAAAGGCTACTGGGGTGGATTACGTTCGGACCAGATGGAGTTTTTAAAAAATGACCTGGCCCTGGTTGACAAAAACAAACTGGTGGTTATTTCCTTTCATATCCCTTTCAGCAATGAAGGCGGCGACGCAATACGGCTGGAAGACAGGCAAGCCATGTTTGACCTGTTGAAAGATTTTGATAACTGCCTGTTGATGTCAGCGCATACCCATTTCCAAAAGCAGATCTATTACAAAACCATTGATGGCTGGCAGGGTAAAAGCGAGGGGCTACATGAATATAATGTGGGTACCACTTCCGGGGATTGGTATTCTGGTGAATTAGATGCAGCTGGAATCCCTGATGGCACTATGAGAGATGGTACGCCGCGGGGTTATGCATTTTTAAACATACAAAACAATAAATACAACCTGCGTTATAAAGTGGCAGGGAGAGATAGCACTTACCAGATCAGGATATATGCCCCAAAGATTGTAGCACATAACAGCCGCGGCGCAGCGCCGTTTTATGCCAATTTTTTTATGGGATCTGACAAAGACCTGGTAGAATACAAAATCGATAGTGGTAAATGGACTGCTATGCTACGTGATTCTACGTTCGACTATACCTATCTTGATATGGTAACGAGGTGGGACAAGACAACAACCTTATTGCAGGGCAGACGCCCCTCGGCACCGGCCGCAACAGGTCATCTATGGTCTGCGCCGGTTAATAAAAAACTAGCGCCGGGCGAACACACGATTCATGTGAGAGTAAAAGATGTGTATGGCAATATACATGAAGAGCAACAAGCTTACACGATTCAATAG
- a CDS encoding GNAT family N-acetyltransferase yields the protein MIISLNENTALIFNQASHAAELFALVDSNRSHLSRFLPWVPHMLSVKDMERYLLNCEKLNREGLDTSFNILQQRRIVGRIGLSYINKANKTANIGYWLAQKAQGAGLISKAVKALLGFGFEELDLNRIEIKAATTNLRSKAIPEKLGFHFEGILREAEWVNNEPLDLMLYSMLGSEWTKGQEKTS from the coding sequence ATGATTATCTCTCTCAATGAAAATACAGCGTTGATTTTTAACCAGGCCAGCCATGCAGCAGAACTGTTTGCTTTGGTAGACAGTAACCGTTCGCATTTATCGAGGTTCCTGCCCTGGGTACCTCACATGCTATCTGTAAAAGATATGGAGCGCTACCTGTTGAATTGTGAAAAATTAAACCGCGAAGGTTTAGATACCAGTTTTAATATCCTTCAGCAGCGCCGGATTGTTGGCAGAATCGGGTTGAGCTATATCAATAAGGCTAACAAAACAGCGAATATCGGCTACTGGCTGGCCCAAAAAGCACAGGGAGCTGGCCTGATCAGCAAGGCAGTGAAAGCGTTATTGGGTTTTGGGTTTGAGGAGCTGGATCTAAACAGGATCGAAATAAAAGCCGCCACCACCAACTTGCGCAGTAAAGCTATTCCAGAAAAGCTTGGCTTTCATTTCGAAGGTATCTTAAGAGAGGCCGAATGGGTAAATAACGAACCGCTTGATTTAATGCTCTATTCCATGTTAGGTTCCGAATGGACTAAAGGACAAGAAAAAACCTCGTAG
- the gpmI gene encoding 2,3-bisphosphoglycerate-independent phosphoglycerate mutase, which translates to MSTVQKKAILIIMDGWGLGKVASADAIQNSNTPFTRSLYDKYPHTTLTTFGELVGLPEGQMGNSEVGHLNLGAGRIVYQELQRINVAIKTGELARNAELVRTLEAAKASNKPMHLMGLVSDGGVHSHINHLKALLDICKDHGLKEVYVHAFTDGRDTDPKSGLHFIEDLQNHIDAIGLGKIATVSGRYYAMDRDKRWERVCKAYDALVNGAGDTATSGVEAVKQSYEENITDEFINPTVIVDADNKPVATIQEGDHVLCFNFRTDRCREITEVLTQSDNSEFGMKRLDLDYTTMTVYDHKYTAVYSIFRNEDLTKTLGEVIADNGLKQIRIAETEKYPHVTFFFNGGRELPFEGESRILKASPKVATYDLQPEMSANELTEALLPEIKNQSADFICLNFANADMVGHTGVFSAAIKAVETVDHCVERVVTEALAQDYVVFLTADHGNSDFMINDDGSPNTAHTLNLVPLFIIDNNWRGEIKEGKLGDIAPTILSFMKLPIPAQMTGNVLVDTASL; encoded by the coding sequence ATGTCAACCGTACAAAAAAAAGCTATTTTAATTATAATGGACGGCTGGGGATTAGGAAAAGTTGCATCGGCTGATGCCATTCAAAACTCCAACACGCCTTTTACCAGATCTTTATACGATAAATACCCGCATACAACTTTAACCACTTTTGGCGAATTAGTGGGTTTGCCGGAAGGGCAGATGGGGAACTCAGAAGTGGGACACCTCAATTTAGGCGCAGGCCGTATCGTTTACCAGGAGTTACAGCGTATCAATGTTGCTATTAAAACCGGGGAACTGGCAAGAAATGCTGAATTAGTAAGAACCCTGGAAGCAGCAAAAGCCAGCAATAAGCCTATGCATTTAATGGGACTGGTAAGCGACGGGGGCGTACACTCGCACATTAACCACCTGAAAGCGCTGCTGGATATTTGTAAAGACCACGGTCTGAAAGAGGTGTATGTGCATGCCTTCACAGATGGACGTGATACGGATCCTAAAAGCGGGTTGCACTTTATTGAAGACCTGCAAAATCATATCGATGCTATCGGGCTGGGTAAAATAGCCACAGTTAGTGGCCGTTATTATGCAATGGACAGGGACAAGCGCTGGGAAAGAGTTTGCAAAGCTTACGACGCCCTGGTAAATGGGGCCGGCGATACGGCCACCAGCGGGGTAGAGGCTGTAAAGCAGAGCTATGAAGAAAATATTACCGATGAGTTTATTAACCCCACCGTAATTGTTGATGCTGACAATAAGCCGGTAGCAACCATTCAGGAGGGCGACCATGTATTATGTTTTAATTTCCGCACCGATCGTTGCCGGGAAATTACAGAAGTGCTGACCCAGTCCGACAATTCCGAATTCGGTATGAAGCGCCTGGACCTGGATTATACTACTATGACCGTGTATGATCATAAATACACAGCGGTTTATTCAATTTTCAGAAATGAAGATCTGACCAAAACTTTGGGCGAGGTAATAGCAGACAATGGTTTAAAGCAGATACGTATTGCGGAAACCGAAAAATATCCGCACGTGACCTTCTTCTTTAACGGAGGGCGCGAATTGCCTTTCGAGGGGGAAAGCAGGATACTGAAAGCTTCTCCTAAAGTGGCCACCTATGACCTGCAGCCGGAGATGAGCGCTAATGAATTGACTGAAGCATTGTTGCCTGAAATTAAAAACCAGTCTGCAGATTTTATCTGTCTGAACTTTGCTAACGCCGATATGGTAGGTCATACAGGTGTTTTTTCTGCTGCAATCAAGGCGGTTGAAACTGTTGATCATTGCGTAGAACGTGTGGTTACAGAAGCTTTGGCGCAGGACTATGTAGTGTTTTTAACTGCTGACCACGGTAATTCGGACTTTATGATCAATGACGATGGTAGTCCGAATACGGCGCATACGCTGAACCTGGTGCCTTTGTTTATTATTGACAATAACTGGCGTGGCGAAATAAAAGAAGGCAAGCTGGGCGATATTGCCCCAACCATCCTGAGCTTCATGAAACTGCCGATACCCGCACAAATGACCGGAAATGTGTTGGTGGACACGGCTTCGTTATAA
- a CDS encoding DUF4783 domain-containing protein, with the protein MRKFIGIALVAGSILLTSTLYAQSIDGVVTGIKNGNAVQVTDNAGANFSLTIMDKSNNYSKTEAQQAIKNFFAKNSVKGFEVKHKGNSPNGQYAIGTLSTGSGNYRVNIFMKKEGAKEVIKELRFQLIE; encoded by the coding sequence ATGAGAAAGTTTATTGGTATTGCGTTGGTTGCCGGTTCAATTTTATTGACTTCAACATTATATGCCCAAAGCATTGATGGGGTGGTAACCGGCATCAAAAATGGCAATGCAGTACAGGTAACAGATAATGCCGGGGCTAATTTCTCTCTTACGATCATGGATAAAAGCAATAATTACAGTAAGACAGAAGCGCAGCAAGCCATAAAAAATTTCTTTGCTAAAAACAGCGTAAAAGGTTTTGAAGTAAAGCACAAAGGTAATTCGCCAAACGGGCAGTATGCTATTGGCACCCTGTCTACCGGCAGTGGTAACTATCGCGTGAACATCTTTATGAAAAAAGAAGGCGCTAAAGAAGTGATCAAAGAATTACGTTTTCAATTGATTGAGTAA